Proteins from one Clostridium cellulovorans 743B genomic window:
- a CDS encoding tRNA (cytidine(34)-2'-O)-methyltransferase yields the protein MILDKENINIVLYQPEIPQNTGNIVRTCVLTNSKLHLIRPLGFEVTDKQLRRAGLDYWKDADISYYDSFEELREKFKDRTFYYSTTKATKYYDEVDFKQGDFIVFGRESSGLPDEIRNSEPDNLIRIPMVKTSLRSLNLSNTVSIVSYEATRQIGFPNMK from the coding sequence ATGATTTTAGACAAAGAAAATATAAATATAGTACTATATCAGCCAGAAATACCTCAAAATACAGGCAACATAGTTAGAACTTGTGTTTTGACAAATAGTAAGCTCCACCTTATAAGACCACTTGGCTTTGAGGTAACAGATAAACAACTGAGAAGAGCAGGCCTTGATTATTGGAAGGATGCGGATATATCTTATTATGATTCTTTTGAAGAGTTGAGAGAAAAGTTTAAGGATAGAACCTTCTATTATTCAACTACCAAGGCGACAAAGTATTATGATGAAGTGGACTTTAAACAAGGGGATTTTATTGTATTTGGAAGGGAATCTAGTGGATTACCAGATGAAATCAGGAATAGTGAACCAGACAATCTAATAAGAATTCCAATGGTTAAAACTAGTTTAAGATCCTTAAATCTGTCAAACACTGTATCGATAGTTAGTTATGAAGCTACAAGACAGATTGGCT
- a CDS encoding Cof-type HAD-IIB family hydrolase, whose translation MAIKLVCIDMDGTLLSNHHEVHPKNLEAIKKATDLGVKIAIATGRIFASAKIYCELLGIKTPIISANGGYIRYGDTVMAEHNMGYENCKKIVEVLEKFKSVYYLYTADSMITNANIPETHPYRSMNDQLSDKDKLKFYHYDDISDAVENHGDKIIKCIVMEEDFEEIQKIRQDINKIQGLEVVSSYTNNIEMMAAGVTKGKGAEALAKYYGFSRDEVMCIGDSENDLSMVTYAGFGVAMGNGNEAVKKAAKYITDTNVEGGVGKAIEKFVIEPMIRK comes from the coding sequence ATGGCAATAAAACTTGTATGCATAGATATGGATGGGACACTACTAAGTAATCATCATGAAGTTCACCCTAAGAACTTAGAAGCAATAAAGAAAGCTACAGATTTAGGTGTGAAGATTGCAATAGCAACAGGAAGAATTTTTGCATCAGCAAAGATATATTGTGAGCTTTTAGGTATCAAAACACCGATTATTTCAGCTAATGGTGGTTATATAAGATACGGTGATACAGTGATGGCAGAACATAATATGGGTTATGAAAATTGCAAGAAGATAGTTGAAGTTCTTGAAAAATTTAAATCGGTGTATTATTTATATACAGCAGATTCTATGATAACTAATGCAAATATTCCAGAGACACATCCTTATAGGAGTATGAATGATCAGCTTTCAGATAAGGATAAATTGAAATTTTACCATTATGATGATATAAGTGATGCAGTTGAAAATCATGGAGATAAGATAATTAAATGCATTGTTATGGAAGAGGACTTCGAAGAAATTCAAAAAATCAGACAGGATATAAATAAGATTCAAGGGCTAGAAGTTGTAAGTTCTTATACAAATAACATAGAGATGATGGCTGCCGGAGTAACAAAAGGCAAGGGTGCAGAGGCACTAGCTAAATATTATGGATTCTCTAGAGATGAAGTTATGTGTATAGGTGATAGTGAAAATGATTTATCTATGGTAACTTACGCAGGTTTTGGTGTTGCTATGGGTAATGGTAATGAGGCTGTGAAGAAAGCTGCAAAATATATAACTGATACAAATGTAGAAGGTGGCGTTGGAAAAGCCATTGAAAAATTCGTAATTGAGCCAATGATTAGAAAATAG